From one Comamonas piscis genomic stretch:
- a CDS encoding zinc-ribbon domain containing protein, whose product MKSNKQRKTEIKQRRWARMERQREVALLPAMPHGALAADTQLLALIHGQSFCHVGYYVDISYHCCDCGATCVWTAQDQKWWCEQVQGNLYAGASRCKDCRARHRAWRQSHCDAAEMAALRALWRARPDASARARVNTALQAKAPDLRCLAAQALAWWWVQFGDQPAHAQLEALSLERSWAPRIDRILRRELELRPGVHRVCRVVSYPRATMGAALPGH is encoded by the coding sequence ATGAAAAGCAATAAGCAACGCAAGACAGAGATCAAGCAACGCCGTTGGGCCCGTATGGAGCGGCAGCGCGAAGTGGCCCTGTTGCCGGCCATGCCGCACGGCGCCTTGGCAGCAGATACGCAGCTTCTGGCCCTGATTCATGGGCAATCGTTTTGCCATGTTGGTTACTACGTGGATATCAGCTACCACTGCTGTGATTGCGGTGCAACCTGTGTCTGGACCGCCCAAGACCAGAAGTGGTGGTGCGAGCAAGTGCAAGGCAATTTGTATGCCGGTGCCAGCCGCTGCAAGGACTGCCGTGCCCGACACCGCGCCTGGCGCCAAAGCCATTGCGATGCGGCCGAGATGGCGGCTTTGCGTGCGCTATGGCGTGCCCGCCCCGATGCGTCTGCCCGTGCCCGTGTGAATACAGCCTTGCAAGCCAAGGCCCCGGATCTGCGTTGCCTGGCAGCGCAGGCCCTCGCTTGGTGGTGGGTGCAGTTTGGCGATCAGCCAGCGCATGCGCAGCTGGAAGCGCTGAGCCTGGAGCGCAGCTGGGCGCCGCGTATCGACCGCATCTTGCGGCGCGAGCTGGAGCTGCGTCCCGGTGTGCATCGCGTCTGCCGGGTAGTAAGCTATCCGCGCGCCACCATGGGTGCTGCGCTGCCTGGCCACTGA
- the rtcA gene encoding RNA 3'-terminal phosphate cyclase, whose product MQISSRLIEKGLVEVDGSQGEGGGQILRTALALSVITQRPLAMHSIRAKRSKPGLMRQHLACVQAAQTISDAQLSPIGAGVTELQFAPATLKAGDYRFPISGAGSAMLVLQTVLPALLMADAASTVQLSGGTHNPLAPNFHFIERAYAPLVARMGAGLDMRLRRFGFYPAGGGEALACISPAAAGLQPFDLLARGMLQDVAVEAVCAAVPRGVAMREFDELARLTGWDRRAMALLPVSQEEGPGNLLQATLRYDHVTELFWCLGAHGVSSEAVARKLCQDVRDYQKKPDAAVGAYLADQLLLLQALAVWQSGQPASFSCSEATEHLHSNMAVIAQFLPLRMSIETASAPVVQITPL is encoded by the coding sequence ATGCAAATTTCAAGCCGTTTAATAGAAAAGGGCCTGGTCGAGGTCGACGGCTCGCAAGGCGAGGGCGGTGGCCAGATTTTGCGCACGGCGCTGGCGCTGTCGGTTATTACCCAAAGGCCGTTGGCGATGCACAGCATCCGGGCCAAGCGGTCCAAGCCGGGCCTGATGCGCCAGCACCTGGCCTGTGTGCAGGCGGCGCAGACCATCAGTGATGCACAGCTGTCGCCCATCGGCGCAGGGGTGACGGAGCTGCAGTTTGCGCCGGCGACGCTCAAGGCGGGGGACTACCGCTTCCCGATCTCGGGCGCGGGCAGTGCGATGCTGGTGTTGCAGACGGTATTGCCGGCGCTGCTGATGGCTGACGCTGCGAGCACGGTGCAACTGTCAGGCGGTACGCACAACCCGCTGGCGCCGAACTTTCACTTTATCGAGCGGGCCTATGCGCCTTTGGTGGCGCGCATGGGTGCGGGGCTGGATATGCGGCTGCGGCGCTTTGGTTTTTACCCTGCGGGTGGGGGCGAGGCGTTGGCCTGCATCAGCCCGGCGGCTGCTGGGCTGCAGCCTTTTGACCTGCTGGCGCGCGGCATGCTGCAGGATGTGGCGGTGGAGGCGGTCTGCGCGGCCGTGCCGCGTGGGGTGGCGATGCGCGAGTTCGATGAGCTGGCGCGGCTGACTGGTTGGGACCGGCGCGCGATGGCACTGCTGCCGGTCAGCCAGGAGGAGGGCCCGGGCAATCTGCTGCAGGCCACCTTGCGCTACGACCATGTCACCGAGCTGTTCTGGTGCCTCGGGGCGCATGGCGTGTCGTCCGAAGCGGTGGCGCGCAAGCTCTGCCAAGATGTGCGCGATTACCAGAAAAAGCCCGATGCCGCTGTCGGCGCCTACCTGGCCGACCAGCTGTTGCTGCTGCAGGCGCTGGCCGTGTGGCAAAGCGGCCAGCCGGCCTCCTTCAGCTGCAGCGAGGCCACCGAGCACCTGCACAGCAATATGGCGGTGATTGCGCAGTTTCTGCCGCTGCGCATGTCGATCGAAACGGCCAGTGCGCCGGTGGTGCAAATCACGCCGCTGTAG
- a CDS encoding YkgJ family cysteine cluster protein, with protein MTHPCLSCGACCASFRVDFSVHECDSNGGRVPSGLAEEVNGFTCRMRGTDYARPRCAALTGTIGQQAACGIYEWRPSPCREFAAGSEACNKARLRHGMQALEAGLY; from the coding sequence ATGACTCACCCTTGCCTCAGTTGCGGCGCCTGCTGCGCCAGCTTTCGCGTTGATTTTTCAGTCCATGAATGCGACAGCAATGGCGGCCGCGTGCCCTCGGGCCTGGCCGAAGAGGTCAACGGATTCACCTGCCGCATGCGGGGCACCGACTACGCCAGACCACGCTGCGCAGCCTTGACCGGCACCATCGGCCAGCAAGCGGCTTGCGGCATTTATGAATGGCGCCCCTCCCCCTGCCGGGAGTTTGCCGCCGGCAGCGAGGCCTGCAACAAGGCACGGTTGCGGCATGGCATGCAGGCGCTGGAGGCTGGGCTTTACTGA
- the proX gene encoding glycine betaine/L-proline ABC transporter substrate-binding protein ProX, producing the protein MTDKNYLKRPVHLACTAAIALMAWGPIAQAQDLPGKGKDVLPLLGTVDEEMFQTLIVSRGLEKLGYNVKEPKGLENGTQHVVVGQGDATFMANHWIPLHQEFYERNGGAKVFYREGMFSTNAAQGYLIDKKTAEKYKITDIMQLKDPKIAKLFDTDGDGKADLTGCNPGWGCELAINKHLKGLDLEGSVTHRQGNYAALIADTIARYKSGKPVLYYVWTPYWVNGVLKPGQDVVWLQVPNVPNAKGDEDTRLPNGKNYGFKVNNQYILANKKWTGANPAAAKLFATMQVPIEDITAQNLLMRNGENKTADIQRHVDSWIKNHQAKFDGWVKDALATK; encoded by the coding sequence ATGACAGATAAAAACTACCTCAAGCGCCCGGTTCACCTGGCCTGCACCGCCGCCATCGCGCTGATGGCATGGGGCCCCATCGCCCAAGCGCAGGACCTGCCCGGCAAAGGCAAGGATGTGCTGCCCCTGCTGGGGACCGTCGACGAGGAAATGTTCCAGACCCTGATCGTCTCGCGCGGCCTGGAAAAGCTGGGCTACAACGTCAAGGAGCCCAAGGGGCTGGAGAATGGCACCCAGCACGTGGTGGTGGGCCAGGGCGATGCCACCTTCATGGCCAACCACTGGATTCCGCTGCACCAGGAGTTTTATGAACGTAATGGCGGCGCCAAGGTCTTCTACCGCGAAGGCATGTTCTCGACCAATGCGGCCCAGGGCTACCTGATCGACAAGAAGACGGCAGAGAAGTACAAGATCACCGACATCATGCAGCTCAAGGATCCCAAGATCGCCAAGCTGTTTGACACTGATGGTGATGGCAAGGCGGATCTGACCGGTTGCAATCCCGGCTGGGGCTGCGAGCTGGCGATCAACAAGCACTTGAAGGGCCTGGACCTGGAAGGCAGCGTGACCCACCGACAGGGCAACTATGCGGCGCTGATTGCCGACACCATCGCCCGCTATAAATCCGGCAAGCCAGTGCTCTACTATGTCTGGACCCCCTACTGGGTCAACGGCGTGCTCAAGCCCGGCCAGGATGTCGTCTGGCTGCAGGTGCCCAATGTGCCCAACGCCAAGGGCGATGAGGACACCCGCCTGCCTAATGGGAAGAACTATGGCTTTAAGGTGAACAACCAGTACATTTTGGCCAACAAAAAGTGGACCGGTGCCAACCCGGCCGCCGCCAAGCTGTTTGCCACCATGCAGGTGCCTATTGAAGACATCACCGCACAAAACCTGCTGATGCGCAATGGCGAAAACAAGACCGCCGACATCCAGCGCCATGTGGACAGCTGGATCAAGAACCACCAGGCCAAGTTTGATGGCTGGGTGAAGGACGCGCTGGCCACCAAGTAA
- the proX gene encoding glycine betaine/L-proline ABC transporter substrate-binding protein ProX produces the protein MVKSLLATSLLAAGLVAAGHAMAQDLPGKGIKVQPLQSSIAEETFQTLLVNKAMQKLGYDVQPIREVEYATAHVAIGNGDATYMADHWDPLQADFYKNAGGADKLYREGEYSTSAVQGYLIDKKTADEHKITNVEQLKDPKIAKLFDTDGDGKADLTGCTPGWGCEGAIEHQLTAYHLRDTVTHVQGTYAALMADTISRFKAGKPILYYTWTPYWVSAELRPGRDVVWLQVPFTALPGNQADLKTALPNGKNYGFPLNTQKIVANKKFAEANPAAAKLFAIMQLPVSDINAQNLAMKDGQNKPADIERHADGWIKAHQAEFDGWIKTALDAAKAP, from the coding sequence ATGGTCAAAAGCCTGCTGGCCACCAGCTTGCTGGCCGCTGGCCTGGTCGCTGCTGGCCATGCCATGGCCCAGGATTTGCCCGGCAAGGGCATCAAGGTCCAGCCGCTGCAAAGCTCGATCGCCGAGGAAACCTTCCAGACCCTGCTGGTCAACAAGGCGATGCAAAAGCTGGGCTATGACGTGCAGCCCATCCGCGAGGTGGAATACGCCACCGCCCACGTGGCCATCGGCAACGGCGACGCCACCTATATGGCCGACCACTGGGATCCCCTGCAGGCCGATTTCTATAAGAACGCCGGCGGCGCCGACAAGCTCTACCGCGAAGGCGAGTACTCGACCAGCGCGGTGCAAGGCTATCTGATCGACAAGAAAACCGCCGACGAGCACAAGATCACCAATGTTGAGCAGCTCAAGGACCCAAAAATTGCCAAGCTGTTTGACACCGATGGTGACGGCAAGGCCGACCTGACAGGCTGCACCCCCGGCTGGGGCTGCGAAGGCGCGATCGAGCACCAGCTAACCGCCTACCACCTGCGCGATACCGTCACCCACGTGCAAGGCACCTATGCGGCGCTGATGGCCGATACCATCTCGCGCTTCAAGGCCGGCAAGCCCATCCTGTACTACACCTGGACGCCCTACTGGGTCAGCGCCGAGCTACGCCCCGGCCGCGATGTCGTCTGGCTGCAAGTGCCGTTTACCGCGCTGCCCGGCAACCAGGCCGATCTGAAGACCGCCCTGCCCAACGGCAAGAACTACGGCTTTCCGCTGAATACCCAAAAGATCGTCGCCAACAAAAAGTTTGCCGAGGCCAACCCTGCGGCTGCCAAGCTGTTTGCGATCATGCAGCTGCCGGTCTCCGACATCAATGCCCAGAACCTGGCAATGAAGGACGGCCAGAACAAACCCGCCGATATCGAGCGCCATGCCGACGGCTGGATCAAGGCCCACCAGGCCGAGTTCGACGGCTGGATCAAGACGGCACTGGACGCCGCCAAGGCGCCGTAA
- the proW gene encoding glycine betaine/L-proline ABC transporter permease ProW codes for MSTYNTMTIAQNTAAADPWADTASTSSSAATAWTSTDAASTPAPAAVSDDPWQAVGNVSGNTDWLGGPDAVGQTADAAQAAAQHAQAAHDSGFQLSQLWDGSLPVQDWINSGLTWVVANFRPFFQTVRAPIDGTLTGVEHFLTAIPMVAMVAILALIAWQFAGGALAIGAVVSLLIIGMLGIWHEAMVTLSLVLTSLAFCIIIGLPLGILLASSDRAQKFFRPVLDAMQTTPAFVYLVPVVMLFGIGNVPGVVVTIVFALPPLVRLTNLGIRQVRPDLIEASRAYGASPMQLLWKVQLPLSMPSIMAGINQSLMLSLSMVVIASMIAVGGLGQMVLRGIGRLDMGLATVGGLGIVLLAILLDRITQAMGQPRRGVRHWWQTGPAGIIARALNKPQASPAPQALAQPQQPAATQAGQNAIPAA; via the coding sequence ATGAGTACCTACAACACGATGACCATCGCGCAGAACACTGCCGCTGCGGATCCTTGGGCAGATACCGCCTCGACCTCTTCGAGTGCCGCCACCGCATGGACCAGCACCGACGCCGCCAGCACCCCGGCACCCGCTGCCGTGAGCGATGACCCCTGGCAGGCTGTTGGCAATGTCTCGGGCAATACCGACTGGCTGGGTGGCCCCGATGCCGTCGGCCAGACCGCTGATGCGGCCCAAGCCGCCGCCCAGCATGCACAAGCGGCCCATGACAGCGGCTTTCAGCTGAGCCAGCTCTGGGACGGCAGCCTGCCGGTGCAGGACTGGATCAACAGCGGCCTGACCTGGGTCGTGGCCAATTTTCGGCCCTTCTTCCAGACCGTGCGCGCGCCGATTGACGGCACGCTCACGGGGGTAGAGCATTTTCTGACCGCCATTCCGATGGTGGCCATGGTGGCCATCCTCGCGCTGATCGCCTGGCAATTTGCCGGCGGCGCACTGGCTATTGGGGCCGTGGTGTCGCTGCTGATCATTGGCATGCTAGGCATCTGGCATGAGGCCATGGTGACCCTGTCGCTGGTGCTGACCTCATTGGCCTTCTGCATCATCATCGGGCTGCCGCTGGGCATTCTGCTGGCCAGCAGTGACCGTGCGCAGAAGTTCTTCCGCCCAGTGCTGGATGCCATGCAGACCACCCCGGCCTTTGTCTACCTGGTGCCGGTGGTGATGCTGTTCGGCATTGGCAATGTGCCGGGCGTGGTGGTGACCATTGTGTTTGCGCTGCCGCCGCTGGTGCGCCTGACCAACCTGGGTATCCGCCAGGTGCGCCCTGATTTGATCGAAGCCAGCCGCGCCTATGGCGCCTCGCCGATGCAATTGCTGTGGAAGGTGCAGCTGCCCCTGTCCATGCCCTCGATCATGGCTGGTATCAACCAGTCGCTGATGCTGTCGCTGTCGATGGTGGTGATCGCCTCGATGATCGCCGTGGGCGGCTTGGGCCAGATGGTGCTGCGCGGTATTGGCCGTCTGGACATGGGCCTGGCTACCGTCGGCGGCTTGGGCATTGTGCTTCTGGCCATTCTGCTGGACCGCATCACCCAGGCCATGGGCCAGCCACGCCGTGGTGTGCGCCACTGGTGGCAAACGGGCCCCGCCGGCATCATTGCCCGCGCCCTGAACAAGCCCCAGGCTAGCCCTGCGCCACAAGCGCTGGCACAGCCGCAGCAACCCGCTGCCACCCAAGCAGGCCAGAACGCCATTCCTGCCGCCTGA
- the proV gene encoding glycine betaine/L-proline ABC transporter ATP-binding protein ProV, whose translation MAKQIRIEHVFKVFGDSPKAALELVRKGATKQEVMEKTGNSIGVFDANFTIEAGEIFVVMGLSGSGKSTLVRMLNRLIEPTSGAIVVDGQDINQLSDSKLRALRRKDISMVFQSFALMPHLTVVENTAFGLELAGVNRQERLSAAEQALEQVGLAGWGGSYPDELSGGMQQRVGLARALASDPSILLMDEAFSALDPIIRTEMQSELMRLQEIKRRTIVFISHDLDEAMRIGDRIAIMKDGMVQQVGTPDDILRNPANDYVRAFIQGVDAAAVFKAADIARRGITIVKESDQRGARAAMQLLQDEDRDFAYIVSPRKQYLGTVSIESLRNALKGHVGPLGLQHAYLDKVEPIAEDALVADLFGQVAQAPCPLPVLRADGRFVGAISKNTLLRFLDRDTPPVPPTDPAVIAMQAATEAAAAEAANTDNNDNRSAA comes from the coding sequence ATGGCCAAACAAATCCGTATCGAGCACGTTTTCAAGGTGTTCGGAGATTCCCCAAAAGCCGCACTGGAACTGGTGCGCAAAGGCGCCACCAAGCAAGAAGTCATGGAGAAGACCGGCAACTCCATTGGCGTGTTTGACGCCAACTTCACCATCGAAGCCGGTGAGATCTTTGTCGTCATGGGCCTGTCGGGCTCGGGCAAATCCACCTTGGTGCGCATGCTCAACCGCCTGATCGAGCCCACCAGCGGCGCCATCGTCGTCGATGGACAGGACATCAACCAGCTGTCCGACAGCAAGCTGCGCGCGCTGCGCCGCAAAGATATCTCGATGGTATTCCAGTCCTTTGCACTGATGCCGCACCTGACCGTGGTGGAGAACACCGCCTTCGGGCTGGAGCTGGCCGGCGTGAACCGCCAGGAGCGCCTGAGCGCTGCCGAGCAAGCGCTGGAGCAAGTCGGACTGGCCGGCTGGGGCGGCAGCTATCCCGATGAACTGTCTGGTGGCATGCAGCAGCGTGTGGGCCTGGCCCGCGCGCTGGCGTCTGATCCCTCGATCCTGCTGATGGACGAGGCCTTCTCGGCACTCGACCCGATCATCCGCACGGAGATGCAGTCCGAGCTGATGCGCCTGCAGGAAATCAAGCGCCGCACCATCGTCTTTATCTCGCACGATCTGGACGAGGCCATGCGCATTGGCGACCGCATCGCCATCATGAAGGACGGCATGGTCCAGCAGGTCGGCACGCCTGACGACATTCTGCGCAACCCCGCCAACGACTATGTGCGCGCCTTTATCCAGGGCGTGGACGCGGCGGCAGTGTTCAAGGCCGCCGACATTGCGCGCCGAGGCATCACCATCGTCAAGGAAAGCGACCAGCGCGGTGCCCGTGCCGCCATGCAGCTGCTGCAGGACGAAGACCGCGACTTTGCCTATATCGTCTCGCCCCGCAAGCAGTACCTGGGCACCGTCTCGATCGAATCCTTGCGCAACGCCTTGAAGGGCCATGTCGGCCCGCTGGGTCTGCAGCATGCCTACCTGGACAAGGTCGAGCCGATTGCCGAAGACGCGCTGGTTGCCGATCTGTTTGGCCAGGTCGCGCAAGCGCCCTGCCCGCTGCCGGTGCTGCGTGCCGATGGCCGCTTTGTCGGTGCCATCAGCAAGAACACCTTGCTGCGCTTCCTGGACCGCGACACCCCGCCGGTGCCCCCCACCGACCCTGCCGTGATCGCCATGCAAGCGGCCACCGAGGCCGCTGCCGCAGAAGCCGCCAACACGGACAACAACGACAACAGGAGTGCCGCATGA
- a CDS encoding TIGR00645 family protein — protein sequence MSLPQNAPLRPLPAMIFASRWLQLPLYLGLIVAQLVYVWHFLVELLHLVEAAFGSETALRILVTSVGYSPDIQITALNETIIMLVVLGLIDVVMISNLLIMVIVGGYETFVSRMHLNRHPDQPEWLGHVNASVLKVKLGLSIIGISSIHLLKTFINAPNYSEKVLMWQTIIHVVFLLSALAIAWTDRILHPIGPAHKDSH from the coding sequence ATGTCTCTCCCTCAAAACGCTCCTCTGCGCCCCTTGCCGGCCATGATTTTCGCCAGCCGCTGGCTGCAGCTTCCCCTCTACCTTGGCTTGATCGTCGCCCAGCTGGTGTATGTCTGGCATTTCCTGGTCGAGCTGCTGCACCTGGTCGAAGCTGCCTTTGGCAGTGAAACGGCGCTGCGCATCCTCGTCACCTCGGTGGGCTATTCGCCCGATATCCAGATCACCGCCCTCAACGAAACCATCATCATGCTGGTGGTGCTCGGCCTCATCGATGTGGTGATGATCTCCAACCTGCTGATCATGGTCATCGTTGGCGGCTACGAGACCTTTGTCAGCCGCATGCACCTCAACCGCCACCCGGACCAGCCTGAATGGCTGGGCCATGTGAATGCCTCGGTGCTCAAGGTCAAGCTGGGCCTGTCCATCATCGGCATCAGCTCCATTCACCTTCTGAAGACTTTTATCAATGCACCCAATTACAGCGAGAAGGTGCTGATGTGGCAGACCATCATCCATGTGGTCTTCCTGCTGTCTGCCTTGGCCATTGCCTGGACGGACCGCATCCTGCACCCAATCGGCCCTGCGCACAAAGACAGCCACTGA
- the acs gene encoding acetate--CoA ligase, with product MTAPAQGTIESVLVENRVFPPPASLSATARVGSMEAYQALCAEAESDFEGFWANRAREHVQWTKPFTEVLDQSTPPFFKWFQDGELNVSANCLDKHIGTPVENKNAIIFEADDGQVSQITYRELLDRVGAFANALKAQGVQKGDRVLIYMPMTVEGIVAMQACARIGATHSVVFGGFSAKAVNERVIDAGAVLIITANFQMRGGKELPLKAIVDDALAMGGCDTVKKVLVYERTQTAWNKVEGRDLSFGEALAGQSKDCAPVPVNAEHPLFILYTSGSTGKPKGVQHASGGYILWAKMTMEWTFDLQSNDVFWCTADIGWITGHTYIAYGPLAAGATQVVFEGVPTFPNAGRFWQMIERHRVSIFYTAPTAIRSLIKAADSDDKVHPRNWDLSSLRILGSVGEPINPEAWMWYYRNIGGERCPIVDTFWQTENGGHVITPLPGATPLVPGSCTLPLPGIVAQIVDETGKELPNGTGGILVISKPWPSMIRTIWNDPERFKKAYFPEEMGGSIYLAGDGAVRDAKTGYFRITGRIDDVLNVSGHRMGTMEIESALVSKTDLVAEAAVVGRPDDMTGEAICAFVVLKRSRPTGEEAKQIAKELRDWVAKEIGPIAKPKDIRFGDNLPKTRSGKIMRRLLRSIAKGEAITQDTSTLENPAILDQLSDTH from the coding sequence ATGACAGCCCCAGCCCAAGGAACGATTGAATCCGTTCTGGTCGAAAACCGCGTATTCCCCCCGCCCGCCAGCCTGTCGGCCACCGCCCGCGTTGGCAGCATGGAGGCCTACCAGGCGCTGTGCGCCGAGGCTGAATCCGACTTTGAAGGCTTTTGGGCCAACCGGGCCCGCGAGCATGTGCAGTGGACCAAGCCATTCACCGAAGTGCTGGACCAAAGCACCCCGCCGTTTTTCAAGTGGTTCCAGGATGGCGAGCTGAACGTCAGCGCCAACTGCCTGGACAAGCACATCGGCACGCCGGTCGAGAACAAGAACGCCATCATTTTTGAAGCCGACGACGGCCAGGTCAGCCAGATTACCTACCGCGAGCTGCTGGACCGTGTGGGCGCCTTTGCCAATGCGCTCAAGGCGCAGGGCGTGCAAAAGGGCGACCGGGTGCTGATCTACATGCCGATGACAGTCGAGGGCATTGTGGCCATGCAGGCCTGCGCGCGCATTGGTGCCACCCACTCGGTGGTCTTTGGTGGTTTCTCGGCCAAGGCGGTCAATGAGCGCGTGATCGATGCCGGCGCGGTGCTGATCATCACCGCCAACTTCCAGATGCGCGGCGGCAAGGAGCTGCCGCTGAAGGCGATTGTGGATGACGCTCTGGCGATGGGTGGCTGTGACACCGTCAAAAAGGTGCTGGTGTATGAGCGCACCCAGACGGCCTGGAACAAGGTGGAAGGCCGAGACCTGAGCTTTGGTGAGGCACTGGCCGGCCAGAGCAAGGACTGCGCGCCGGTGCCGGTCAACGCAGAGCACCCGCTCTTCATTCTGTACACCAGCGGCTCCACTGGCAAACCCAAGGGCGTACAGCACGCCAGTGGCGGTTATATCCTCTGGGCCAAGATGACGATGGAGTGGACCTTTGACCTCCAGTCCAACGATGTGTTCTGGTGTACCGCCGACATCGGCTGGATCACCGGCCACACCTATATTGCCTACGGCCCGCTGGCCGCTGGTGCCACCCAGGTGGTGTTTGAAGGCGTGCCGACCTTCCCGAACGCGGGCCGCTTCTGGCAGATGATCGAGCGCCATCGCGTCTCCATCTTCTACACCGCGCCAACGGCCATCCGCTCCTTGATCAAGGCCGCCGATTCGGATGACAAGGTACACCCGCGCAACTGGGACCTGAGCAGCTTGCGCATTTTGGGATCGGTGGGCGAGCCTATCAATCCCGAAGCCTGGATGTGGTACTACCGGAACATCGGCGGCGAGCGTTGCCCGATTGTGGATACCTTCTGGCAAACCGAAAACGGCGGCCATGTGATCACGCCGCTGCCAGGTGCCACCCCGCTGGTGCCGGGCTCTTGCACCTTGCCGCTGCCCGGCATCGTGGCGCAGATCGTGGACGAGACCGGCAAGGAGCTGCCTAACGGCACCGGCGGTATTTTGGTGATCAGCAAGCCCTGGCCGTCGATGATCCGCACGATCTGGAACGACCCCGAGCGCTTCAAGAAGGCCTATTTTCCCGAAGAAATGGGCGGCAGCATCTACCTGGCCGGCGACGGCGCGGTGCGCGATGCCAAGACCGGTTACTTCCGCATCACCGGGCGTATTGACGATGTGCTGAATGTCTCGGGCCACCGCATGGGCACGATGGAGATCGAATCGGCGCTGGTGTCCAAAACCGATCTGGTGGCCGAGGCCGCCGTGGTGGGCCGCCCCGATGACATGACGGGTGAGGCCATTTGCGCCTTTGTGGTGCTCAAGCGCTCGCGCCCCACCGGCGAGGAAGCCAAGCAGATTGCCAAGGAGCTGCGTGACTGGGTGGCCAAGGAGATCGGCCCGATCGCCAAGCCCAAGGACATCCGCTTTGGCGACAACCTGCCCAAGACCCGCTCGGGCAAGATCATGCGCCGCTTGCTGCGTTCGATTGCCAAGGGCGAGGCGATAACGCAGGACACGTCCACCCTGGAGAACCCGGCGATCCTCGACCAGTTGTCCGACACGCACTGA
- a CDS encoding LapA family protein, whose protein sequence is MRSILLLIIAVLIGGLAALNWEVLSTPSEVNLGLTTIHAPLGVLMLALTVLLCVIFLAYVLSLQGSVMLEARRHNKEMTAQRELADKAEASRFTELRQVLESQHAAGQSVLLARLTELETHLVARAQESDNSNAAYLGQIEDRMRHTEPPRNTF, encoded by the coding sequence ATGCGCAGCATTCTTCTTCTCATCATCGCCGTGCTCATCGGCGGTCTGGCAGCCCTCAACTGGGAAGTGCTGTCCACGCCTTCCGAGGTCAATCTCGGTCTCACTACCATCCACGCCCCCTTGGGCGTGTTGATGCTGGCGCTGACGGTTCTGCTCTGCGTCATCTTCCTGGCGTATGTGCTGTCCTTGCAGGGCTCCGTGATGCTGGAAGCGCGCCGCCACAACAAAGAGATGACAGCCCAGCGCGAACTGGCCGACAAGGCTGAGGCATCGCGCTTTACCGAACTGCGCCAGGTGCTGGAGAGCCAGCATGCGGCTGGCCAATCGGTGCTGCTGGCCCGTCTGACGGAGCTGGAAACCCACCTGGTAGCCCGCGCGCAGGAGTCGGACAACAGTAATGCGGCCTATCTGGGCCAGATTGAGGATCGTATGCGTCACACTGAACCACCGCGCAACACCTTTTAA
- a CDS encoding c-type cytochrome, producing MNRILIATALALSASAPAWADQALAQSKNCMACHSVDKKVVGPAFKDIGAKFAGQPGASNMLAQKIIKGSAGVWGPVPMPANTQVSEADAKKLADWVLTLK from the coding sequence ATGAACCGTATTCTGATTGCCACGGCACTGGCCTTGTCGGCCAGCGCACCTGCGTGGGCTGATCAGGCATTGGCCCAATCCAAGAACTGCATGGCTTGCCATTCGGTCGACAAGAAAGTGGTGGGCCCCGCATTCAAAGATATTGGCGCCAAGTTTGCCGGCCAGCCCGGAGCCTCCAACATGCTGGCCCAGAAGATCATCAAAGGCAGTGCCGGCGTCTGGGGTCCCGTGCCCATGCCCGCCAACACCCAGGTCAGCGAAGCCGATGCCAAGAAGCTGGCCGACTGGGTGCTGACCCTCAAGTAA
- a CDS encoding TIGR04438 family Trp-rich protein: MYFLILGIILLLMKHLEIGPVAAWSWTMVLAPFGLAALWWAWADWSGYTKRKAMEQEDLKKQRRLQKSKEALGQSARRRR, from the coding sequence ATGTATTTTCTGATCCTGGGGATCATTCTGCTGCTGATGAAGCACCTGGAAATCGGCCCGGTGGCAGCCTGGTCCTGGACCATGGTGCTCGCTCCCTTTGGCTTGGCCGCCCTGTGGTGGGCCTGGGCCGACTGGTCGGGTTACACCAAACGCAAGGCGATGGAGCAGGAAGATCTGAAAAAGCAGCGCCGCCTGCAGAAGTCCAAGGAAGCGCTGGGCCAATCGGCCCGCAGGCGCCGCTAA